The Novibacillus thermophilus genome segment CCAAAAGCGACCTTGATCGGGACGAGGCAGGCCGTAAAACCTGAAAAATTGAGAAACCTCACGGTTCCCGATGAATTTTTTGAAAATAATTATTGACAAACAATTCATGATATACTAATATACAAGTATATTAGAGTTCTAGTATGCCTTTAGGAGTGAGTAGAGCTGCTAAACATTAACGATATGACTGAAACGGCTCACCATTCAGTGAGTGAACGCGCTTACTCTGTATTAAAAAAACTGATTATTAATCTGGACCTGCCTCCAGGGAAAAAAATCACAGAAAACGAAATCGCTGAAGGTTTTAAAGTGAGTCGAACACCTGTGAGAGAAGCTTTTTTGAGATTGTCACAAGAGGGATTAATCGTCGTTTATCCACAAAGGGGTTCGTTTGTGTCCCTCATCGATTTAGATCATGTTGAAGAAGCGAAGTTTATGCGCAAGCATTTAGAACCTGCCGCAGCTAAATATGCTTCAAGTATTGAGTTTCCAAGAAAACAGTTAGAAGAGCTGGAAAAAAACTTAAACGACCAAGAGGCGTGTGTTGAGGAGGAAAATTACAAAAAACTGTTCGATTTAGATGGGGAATTCCATAGAATCATCTTTACCGGATGTCACAAAGAGCGTACGTGGAAGTCACTGCAGCAGATGATGATCAATTTAGACCGGATCCGAATGTTAAGTTTAGCTTCCCACTATAATTGGCAAATTATTTTGGAACAGCATCGAAAAGTGGTTCAAAGTATCCGGTCAAAAA includes the following:
- a CDS encoding GntR family transcriptional regulator, coding for MSERAYSVLKKLIINLDLPPGKKITENEIAEGFKVSRTPVREAFLRLSQEGLIVVYPQRGSFVSLIDLDHVEEAKFMRKHLEPAAAKYASSIEFPRKQLEELEKNLNDQEACVEEENYKKLFDLDGEFHRIIFTGCHKERTWKSLQQMMINLDRIRMLSLASHYNWQIILEQHRKVVQSIRSKNPNQAEQVMLEHMKLVDVDIGDLVQRYPDYFKRRAG